CAGAGGTGATAAGAATATGGACTGTCCACCATGTCTCCTATGCGGAGGCAGTGAGAAGAGTAGAAGAAAGGAGTGAACTTGAAGAAATAATGATAGTAGGTGTAGAGACACCGGATAATGTTCCTTGTCAACAGAGGGATCCTGACATGTTGCATGTCAAGTAGATGGACTTTGTAGCGTTTATTGCACTGGTTGTCAACGGCAGAGTGCAAACAGAGAGGAAATCTGAGAAAAAAGGGCATTATGAGCGTGGATGAGCAAATCTTCCCGCAATggaattgtttttttgttttttcaaCACCCCTTAACAATAGGTGTAGTCTGCCATAAAACCTTAAAGAAGAAGAGGTAGGGAACGGGTTAGGTAACATGCTAAGTAGGTGAAAAGTAGCtacaaaagtagtaagtagttgcaatgttgctaattagctaaaatgctaaggttgtccatgatgagattcaaacacgcaacctttgggttgctagacattcgtgTTAAACGCCCATCCAtctttcgtttttgccttaagtaaccttctgtcatatgtaaccataccaaatgtaacatatcatactaatttgagtgtcccagatttacatTTAGTATGTTACGTCtaatctatgagaccaggctggtgtTGCGTGCTCACTGCTCAAGTAGCCTAGCTTCATTAACGTTTAGTCGGTCATTGACCATAAATCTATATCTAATAAATCTATATCAAACATCATACATTGTTAGCCATGTAGGCTCTGACATTGGGGGAAGATGTACTGTCACTCTCTTTGCACATCAATTCACTGGTTGTCAGTTGGGGTGTGCTGGAgcgtccatgcacacacacacacacacacacacacacacagtggtgtaaagtactttagtaAACATAGTTGAAAGtacgacttaagtagtatttttgggcgtctgtactttactttagtatttatatttttgacaacttttacttcactacattcctaaagaaaattatgtactttttactccattttccctaacacccaaaagtactcgttacattttgaatgcttagcagggcaAGAAAGTAGCCTAATTCATACACTTataaagagaacatccctactgcccctgatctggcagactcactaaacacatgcttaatttgtaaattatgcctgagtgttggagcatgcccctggacatctgtaaattaaaaaaaaaaatgatgccATCATGGCTTGCTTTTTATAAAGAatgtgatttatacttttacttttgatacttaagtatgatttagtattttactgggtgactttcacttttacttgaaccattttctattaaggtatctttacttttactcaagtatgacaattgggtactttttccaccagtgcgcgcacacacacacacacacacacacacacacacacacacacacacacacacacacacacacacacacacacacacacacacacacacacacacattacagaggTTGTCTAATACAATACAGCTGTAGCATAACTATCCATAGGCCAGGCCTAATATCTGTTTTGGCCTACACAGACAAACATCAAAGGTGCTTAACAGACAAGCGTAGAGGTTGAACAACTCTGACACCCAGTGGCAGTCACTGAAATTGCAAAACAAATAAGTGGGTCTCACAGTGCCTTCTATAAAATATCCTTGCTTCAAGATccttcatatacactgagtgtacaaaacattaagaacacgtgCTCTTTCcacgacagactgaccaggtcaaTCTAGGTGAACGCTATTATccctgatgtcacttgttaaatccacttcattcaATGTGGATGAAGGGGagaaaacaggttaaagaaggatttttaagccttgagacataggttgtatgtgtgccattcagatggtgatgaatgggcaagacaaaatatttaagtgcctttggacggggtatggtagtacgtGCCAGGCGCAACGGGttgtgccaagaactgcaacgctgcagggtttttcacgctttaacagtttcccgtgtgtatcaagaatgctccaccaaccaaaggacatccaccCAACTCGATCCAGtcaactgtgggaatcattggagtcaacatgggccaacatcactgtggaacactttcgacaccttgtagatgcCATGCTCCCAATGACTTGAGGCTGGTCTGAGGGCAAAagaaggtgcaactcaatatttggaaggtgttcttcgtgttttgtacactgtgcaCACATACTGTCATTGGTCTATGACccattgtttgtttgtcaatatcATGGCTGCATACATTATTTACAAACTCACATCTAAACCACCTTAAACGAACGATACAAATCTAGAAATGTAACGTAACTTATCAGTATTGCAACATTGTAACTAGCCAACTAGCTACATATTTTGTCAATAGATATTTTGCTACATGTGTGTCGCGTGCTCACTTATCAAGTAGCCAAGCGTCGTCAACCGTTACAATCGGCCATTGACATTGGAGAGAAAGCCAACTAGCCAGTCATAGGCAAATGTGTTGCATATTATTTTCGCAAATATCTACAAACTACAAGGCTAGGACCAAGTAGAGGTTGTCAAAAAGGAAGCTTCAAGATCCTGATAACAGTAAGAAAGTCACACATTTCTGTTAGCCAACGTTAATGGAAGTTAACCAGTGTTcgctgcagccagccagccaactgaGGCAGTTTGCAAATAACGTTAGTTGTAATTATGGCCGTTGGACAATATGCCTTATATTAGTGGTCATTGGCCAAAGGCTGTTCCTTCATATTTCTTCTGATCtagctaaatatatatatatatatatttgttgtaACTAAATGCATATCAGGTAAGCATATATCAATTAGTGATGTTAGGCATAGCTAACTTTAGCAGGGGTCCACCCTATGTTCCTTCAGCCTTATGGCCCTACGTTCCCTCAGCTCTATGTTCCCTGGGCCCAATGTTCCCTCAACCTATGTTCCCTCACCCCAATGTTCCCTCacccctatgttccctcagccctatgttcccccAGCCATAGGGCCCAGGGAACaaagggctgagggaacatagggcccaGGGAACTGAGGGAACATAGAGCCCAGGGAACATAGTGCTGAGGGAACTTAGACATGGTCCCCTTTATCATATCACATGATGTAATCTGAATTTCTCTCCTCCAGAACAATCACCACCATGCGTCGCAGAAGATCAGCTTGTAGTGTCAACTCTGACAGCAGTGAGATCGATATTGATCTCTTAGGTATGTGTTTTCACAGTTCACCTCCCTACAAGCACTCAATAGCATCTGTTGCATGACTAAGACATGTCCTTTTATCTGATATCCTACCCATTTTTATCCCATAAAACATTAGGATACACTTACCAGTTTTGAAAGTTGTGTGTTGCAGCTGAGACAGAGTTGAGCAAACTCCAGAGACAGTTTCGCATCATGGAAGGAGACAGGCAGGCGTACAGCGTAGAATCACAGGATCTCATTCGCAGACAGCTGTGAGGATATTTTCGTCTTAAAGACTGAAAACATTGAAGTTTACTTATTAAGATTTAGTGTACCTCTAAAGTTGTCTTTTGCTATGTTTACCTGGACATTGAAACTATACTGTACGCCCAtgacaacttattgtgggacatgtgaactccgttctgccacctctggtcacttttgttttgttctctattgctaGAGGGGGACGTCAGAGAGCGCCATaagaccaactccttgaatggcctactccttgaagtttgcagttgtCTGAAAAAACATTATTTGCTCAAAATAATACTATTTTATCCTTACGtatatatattactgtatttatacgtgggatattgtttttcaaaaggaaaaGTTCAAAAATAGCTGGAGTGCATctttaaataccccccccccccaatttgttTTTAAAAAATGACACCCTTGCTTTTCGTGAAGTAACACTATtttttcctactagcactgactttgctgaaggctactttgaggaaaaatatacttactatgactgagatgtGGTTTTCTCACCTAGCTTTCTTAAGATGAacacactaactgtaagtcactctggataagagcgtctgctaaatgactaaaatgtaaatgcaaaatgtaataaaaaggaGTTTAGTTGGAGAAATGTGGCCAGCCCAGCCACTGTCAATTGAACTGGCCTAATTGCTAACAAAAGGTTTTTAAAACAGTATGATTAAGTGTAGTACAGTGTTCCTCCATATCAAGGCTAACGCTGTCTCTAGTAAGAGCACTAAGTCCAGTATGACACAAGCACATGGCTTCTTCCTTTGACACTGAAACGATGCATGTCTGTTACCCAACCAGGAGGGAGATCCAAAGGCTCCATGGTGAACGCGAGGAACTTCTCCGTAGCCTGTGTATCCCATTTCGATGCCGGGATGACGCAGACGCCACGCAAAATCTGAGCAGCATGCTGGTGTACCGCGACAGGGTGGTGGAGCAGCTCGACTCTGAACAAGGGAAAATGGCTTATCTCAGACAGGAGGTGTTTGTATTGACGATTGCTTTGTTACAAACATCATAGATGTGAATTGCCCAGATAATCAGGAATTCATGATAGTTTAACctcatcctacccatgctagaaaCTGACTTTACCCCCAAACCTGCAGATGGGAATCTGGGAAAGTCATTCATCAGCCTGAAGTGTTTCCCCTTGCCCTGTTGAAGGCTTTTTTCAATAGCGCGATAGGTTGGAACTTTTTAGGAGGGCGGTCACGTGTTTGGGAGGTTGTGAGTTTGAGAGCTGAATCAGAGGAGAAGCAGTACTCACTAAGCAAGAAGTGTGACATCCTTTACAATGGTGTTGTGACCCGGATCTGCAGCTGCATTCAGCTCAACCGCTGGGATTGCTGTGGAGTGAGTTTGGAGGGTGAATGTAGCAGATGAGGACCTGTGAAACTTATTCCTCAGCCTGCAGTGTCGCCTCTAGCTCTGTTGAATAAGGCCTTTTTTTCAATAGCGCAGTTCCTAAATTTGAGTCTTGGTATAAGCTGAATCAGGTAGAAGCGCTAAGCAAACAGCATGAAGTCCTTTACACAGGCCTATATCTTTTTCTAATTCATTTTATTTTAATCAGCTCCAATTGACACTTCTTGCTCAAATACCTAGTGATATTCCTTAGGTAACCAGATTTATTCGCTTATCTGCTTTTATCTGCTTCTTCTGTGGTAGATTTTGACTTGGGAGAGTAAGCTGGCTGGCCAGAGGAGAGGGAGCACCACATGCCACAGTCAGAAGTCGGAGGCAAACCAGACACAGAAGAACAGCCTCAtcctggagaacaaactggacagGGTTAGcagtagcctgagtgccagtctgtttctgtgctcttgccaactccttatggaattgtcatgGTGTTGACATGCCACCCATGTTTTTGCACCAGGGTCGTGTTCGCTTCAACAAGATTTTGGCCAAGAACGGGCAGCTGAGAGAGGAGCTGAAGATCTTGCACGTGGAGAGGAAGCAGTTCCTCCACCTCTACTGCAGGATGGAGAGGGTAGGGCTCACAGCACCATAGAAATCAAATTACTAGAATGGGTAATGAATTGGGATTCACCCAACTCACTGAGCAATGTTGTGTTCCTGTTTGTCATTCAGGAGCTGCAGGAGATTCGCAAGAACATCCGAGACATGATGGCTCAGTCCACTGCTGCTTTTGAGGCCAGGTAATACATACAGCTTTTTTGTGTTGATATGTTTTTGAGTAGAAAAAGGTTATTTGGTCTGCATTATAGAAAACAGACTAAAACagggagagactacctgaactttTTTTTTACGATGGTGTGCCCTCATGAATATGACCCTTCAGAGTGGAGGCTCGGTGCAAACGGATGCTGCTAAAGGAGAAAAAGGTGAAGGACCTGACCCAGTATGGCACGGAGGTGAGCGAACTGCAGCGGGTCATCTCCCACGACCACCGCCTAAAGACCTTCATGAGCATCAAGGGCAACGAGTCCAGCAGCCAGGAGGAGGGCGAGGACCTGAGCCGCAGACAGGGTCATAGATGAGATACTTATTATAAGCCTTGTTATAAGACATTATAAAGGCTTATACATGCTTATGACAAGTGACACAGCATTATACCTGTATGCTTTAATTCACACAATGACAACAATTACAAAATTACAAATTACTAAATCAAATACACAGCGCCATGGCTTTTCAGCAGACCGATTATTTTATTTAATAGCCGAATGCAACGCAGAATAAGCAATAGTTGAGTAGTTCTGATTTGGGGCACTGAGTTGATGGTGTACTGCTTTATGTAAGTCTGACTTATATCTGTCTGATTCTGACCTCTAACGTCTGTCTTTAGTTGAGGAGAGGCAGCGCAGGAGACTGGGACTGGACACTCAGGGAGGGACTTTTGGGACTCTCGATTCCTTGCAGGAGACCTTCCACAAGATCCACTGTGTCACAGGGGAGGAGGACCTGCACAAGCTGGTGGGGACCTTCATTCAGAGTGAGTCACAAAGCCATGTTTCCTCAGCAAAGGGGCACCTCTTAACTTCAAAATAATCGCATTTACTACTTTATTATGGAAATATGATAAGGAAATATGCCGTCCTCATATTTTAGGCCCTCAAGAGTATGCTCCTTAACTCTCAAACTACCAACATATTTTACATACATGGATTATTACCTAGAACATATAAGAAGAAACTATTGGAAAAAGCAACAATCGTAGCAAAATATCAACTTAATTATTTTAaaacatcattagacatgtaaatAATGTTATCTGAagtaaaacaataaaaataaCCAGTAAAAGTATAGTTAATTAGCATAATCTGTCAAATTAAGATATACATTTTTCCCTTATATAATGTGCAGCATTTTTCAAAAGTATAATCCACATTAGTAATAAAAAGCTAATTTACAACCATTTGATTGTAGTACCATTTTGTTTTTAGAATTTTGAAGTAAATATTAACGTTGCCATATTTTTGTGGTAAAAACCAACATTTGAAATAGCCTATACTTaatgttattgacaaaaagtgaATGATCCGGAGAGATGGCTTAGTTTTCTTTATTTACTTACCCCACAGCCAACAGTAGCATTGCTGCTTGTGTAACAATGGGAGCGGTAGGGCCTATGGCAGAATGCTTCAAAAAGCAAGCCAAACCCTCAAATTCACTTCCAACCAAATGTTATAGCAACCAAAATACCATAACAAGTTGCAAATATAGAATATTGGAGGGTATTATATGAATGCTGgtatttaaataacattttccAGGAGTGTATTGTATGAATTCTGGTATTTCTATAACATTTTCCATATCATCAAATTGTTCGTAGAATACACACCAAtacgcggcaggtagcctagcggttaagagtgttgggctagtaaccaaaagttctctggttcgaatccctgcaGCCAACTAGGTGggaaatctgccgatgtgcccttgagcaaggcacttttaTGAGCTGTTTTGACTGCAACTAAGCATATAACTAATTTAGATTTTGTACACGGTTAT
The window above is part of the Salmo salar chromosome ssa15, Ssal_v3.1, whole genome shotgun sequence genome. Proteins encoded here:
- the LOC106572211 gene encoding outer dynein arm-docking complex subunit 1 isoform X1, whose amino-acid sequence is MRRRRSACSVNSDSSEIDIDLLAETELSKLQRQFRIMEGDRQAYSVESQDLIRRQLREIQRLHGEREELLRSLCIPFRCRDDADATQNLSSMLVYRDRVVEQLDSEQGKMAYLRQEILTWESKLAGQRRGSTTCHSQKSEANQTQKNSLILENKLDRGRVRFNKILAKNGQLREELKILHVERKQFLHLYCRMERELQEIRKNIRDMMAQSTAAFEARVEARCKRMLLKEKKVKDLTQYGTEVSELQRVISHDHRLKTFMSIKGNESSSQEEGEDLSRRQVEERQRRRLGLDTQGGTFGTLDSLQETFHKIHCVTGEEDLHKLVGTFIQIEDKNFALLNFVNEQNNEAETLKDEINQIRCEMEVFSREERRQHEERRAVLRGVSVQQQATEQQVGGYQQRITSVGKILNQLKTGIDSVCHNIDCDRSVIEDKLGSSTGIRDSTIMTYLGLVERRTNELLTLQSFLSSKDLDKDYNPRMVARHLLGQSPPLPRQNKTVEPPTSGDDNDPEESLLKDQLKPLSKDELLPLVMTRMQRKAKIVRPEVRKSASKLSVVASRIHHGSLRL
- the LOC106572211 gene encoding outer dynein arm-docking complex subunit 1 isoform X2, with amino-acid sequence MEGDRQAYSVESQDLIRRQLREIQRLHGEREELLRSLCIPFRCRDDADATQNLSSMLVYRDRVVEQLDSEQGKMAYLRQEILTWESKLAGQRRGSTTCHSQKSEANQTQKNSLILENKLDRGRVRFNKILAKNGQLREELKILHVERKQFLHLYCRMERELQEIRKNIRDMMAQSTAAFEARVEARCKRMLLKEKKVKDLTQYGTEVSELQRVISHDHRLKTFMSIKGNESSSQEEGEDLSRRQVEERQRRRLGLDTQGGTFGTLDSLQETFHKIHCVTGEEDLHKLVGTFIQIEDKNFALLNFVNEQNNEAETLKDEINQIRCEMEVFSREERRQHEERRAVLRGVSVQQQATEQQVGGYQQRITSVGKILNQLKTGIDSVCHNIDCDRSVIEDKLGSSTGIRDSTIMTYLGLVERRTNELLTLQSFLSSKDLDKDYNPRMVARHLLGQSPPLPRQNKTVEPPTSGDDNDPEESLLKDQLKPLSKDELLPLVMTRMQRKAKIVRPEVRKSASKLSVVASRIHHGSLRL